A genomic region of Saccopteryx bilineata isolate mSacBil1 chromosome 1, mSacBil1_pri_phased_curated, whole genome shotgun sequence contains the following coding sequences:
- the DIRAS1 gene encoding GTP-binding protein Di-Ras1, protein MPEQSNDYRVVVFGAGGVGKSSLVLRFVKGTFRDTYIPTIEDTYRQVISCDKSVCTLQITDTTGSHQFPAMQRLSISKGHAFILVFSVTSKQSLEELGPIYQLIVQIKGSVEDIPVMLVGNKCDETQREVDTREAQAVAQEWKCAFMETSAKMNYNVKELFQELLTLETRRNMSLNIDGKRSNKQKRTDRIKGKCILM, encoded by the coding sequence ATGCCTGAGCAGAGTAATGACTACCGGGTGGTGGTGTTCGGTGCAGGTGGCGTGGGCAAGAGCTCGCTGGTGCTGCGCTTTGTGAAGGGCACATTTCGAGACACCTATATCCCCACCATTGAGGACACCTACCGGCAGGTGATCAGCTGTGACAAGAGTGTGTGCACGCTGCAGATCACCGACACCACAGGCAGCCACCAGTTCCCGGCCATGCAGCGGCTATCCATCTCCAAGGGCCATGCCTTCATCCTGGTCTTTTCAGTCACCAGCAAGCAATCACTGGAGGAGCTGGGGCCTATCTACCAGCTTATTGTTCAGATCAAGGGCAGCGTGGAGGACATCCCAGTTATGCTGGTGGGCAACAAGTGTGATGAGACGCAGCGGGAGGTGGACACCCGTGAGGCCCAGGCTGTGGCCCAGGAGTGGAAGTGCGCCTTCATGGAGACATCAGCCAAGATGAACTACAATGTCAAGGAGCTCTTCCAGGAGCTGCTCACGCTGGAGACACGCCGGAACATGAGCCTCAACATCGACGGCAAGCGCTCCAACAAACAGAAGAGGACAGACCGCATCAAAGGCAAATGCATCCTCATGTGA